A window of Mycolicibacterium madagascariense genomic DNA:
GGCGATGTGCGCGTCGGGCAACGCCGGGTTGATCACCGCGAAGATGTGGCTGGACGCGGGCATCGTCGACGACGTCGTGTTCATCGCGACCGATCTGTCGCTCACTCCGGAGAACGTCGAACACTTCGTCAAGCTGGGGGTGGCCGTGGTCGACGCCGAGCCCCTCGACGCCTGCCGCCCCTTCCAGGAGGGCAGCCGGGGCTTCGCCGTGGGGGAGGCGTCGGTGAGCTTCGTGCTGTCCGCGCGCGGCGACGCCGCCTACACCAGGCTGCTGGGTGGCGCGATGACCCACGACGCGTTCCACGTGACGTCGGTCGACCCCGCCCGCACCCACGTCGACGGGTGCGTCCGGGAGGCCCTGCACACGTCGGGGGTCGACGCGGCCGACGTCCGGTACGTCAACGCACACGGTCCCGGCACCCAGCAGTGCGACACGGCCGAGGCGGGCATCCTCGACGAGATCTTCGACGGCCGACCGCAGATCTACTCGGTCAAACCGTTGACCGGGCACTGCCAGGGCGCCGCCGCGGCGGTCGAACTAGCCGCTGCGGCAATGGGTTACGTGCACGGCGTGATCCCGGCACCGCCCACCGTCGCACCGGGACATGACAGACTGCTGGACGGCCCGACTCCCATGGACGCCGGGATCACCCTCAAGACGTCGCTCGGCATGGGCGGCCAGAACTCGGCGGTC
This region includes:
- a CDS encoding beta-ketoacyl synthase N-terminal-like domain-containing protein, with translation MHDTATNIIGIGAVTGYGWGAGALWDGLLSSKPAAALFEGYGAGGDGAWLARVPAGGDARDGASRSARAMRYAAREAMTDARDRGWTPGGRVGLVHAVVLPESEEWRQFYVAEGGQRKVRDYLALMPSTPVSMLMQENDFHGPAMNVSAMCASGNAGLITAKMWLDAGIVDDVVFIATDLSLTPENVEHFVKLGVAVVDAEPLDACRPFQEGSRGFAVGEASVSFVLSARGDAAYTRLLGGAMTHDAFHVTSVDPARTHVDGCVREALHTSGVDAADVRYVNAHGPGTQQCDTAEAGILDEIFDGRPQIYSVKPLTGHCQGAAAAVELAAAAMGYVHGVIPAPPTVAPGHDRLLDGPTPMDAGITLKTSLGMGGQNSAVVLAPAG